From one Vicinamibacteria bacterium genomic stretch:
- the ruvA gene encoding Holliday junction branch migration protein RuvA produces MIAYLEGTLREKGPTLVVVLAGGVGYRVFIPVSTFYELPEEGANVALRVYTHVREDVLALYGFITAVEEQLFGKLIGVAGVGPALALKIMSGLEAPALVSAIRGGDLRRLNAIPGVGKKTAERLVLELRDKMPSLPAIEPPGRTPPASSLAEDLVSALANLGFARPQAQREVDRALRETPDVRFEEALKMVLRRLSQ; encoded by the coding sequence GTGATTGCTTATCTCGAGGGCACGCTCCGGGAGAAGGGCCCCACTCTCGTGGTCGTTCTCGCCGGAGGCGTCGGTTACCGCGTGTTCATTCCCGTCTCGACGTTCTATGAGCTACCGGAGGAGGGGGCGAATGTCGCCCTGCGTGTCTACACGCACGTCCGCGAGGATGTGCTCGCACTCTATGGGTTCATCACCGCGGTCGAGGAGCAGCTTTTCGGCAAGCTCATCGGGGTTGCCGGCGTGGGGCCGGCTCTCGCCCTCAAAATCATGTCCGGGCTCGAGGCGCCCGCGCTCGTGAGCGCGATCCGAGGCGGCGACCTTCGCCGGTTGAACGCGATTCCCGGAGTGGGAAAGAAGACCGCCGAGCGGCTCGTGCTCGAGCTCAGGGACAAGATGCCTTCGCTTCCAGCCATCGAGCCGCCCGGGCGAACGCCCCCTGCCTCGTCCCTGGCCGAAGATCTGGTCTCGGCGCTTGCGAACCTCGGCTTCGCTCGACCTCAAGCGCAGAGGGAGGTCGACCGTGCCCTGCGGGAGACCCCCGACGTGCGGTTCGAGGAGGCTCTCAAGATGGTGCTTCGAAGGCTGTCCCAGTGA